From one Bradyrhizobium sp. Ash2021 genomic stretch:
- a CDS encoding branched-chain amino acid ABC transporter permease — translation MLASILASGLAAGAIYALVGVTYNTMFSTSRVMSFTAGQLAMLGGVFGSMFTLKLGMPIVVGLLLTLVGCAIIGIITEFVAVRPVLKSLDQHLYVLSTLALALMIQQVAAIKWGTEPQPFPRLIGLGSGVFDEKFWLPVVACAITILGLEYLYRRTLVGRAFVAIAEDNFAARALGLPERNLRVASYALAGVVGGIAGFSGGELLLAFFANGALLNFYGFVPVALGGLGNNRGAVVGGLALGLFQQAANFLVGGIFSSVAVFTLFIVVLLAAPQGLFGASTARRV, via the coding sequence ATGCTCGCCTCCATTCTCGCATCGGGTCTTGCGGCGGGCGCGATCTACGCGCTCGTCGGCGTCACCTACAACACCATGTTCTCGACCTCGCGGGTGATGAGCTTTACCGCGGGCCAGCTCGCCATGCTTGGCGGCGTGTTCGGCTCGATGTTCACGCTGAAGCTCGGCATGCCCATCGTCGTGGGCTTGCTGCTTACATTGGTCGGCTGCGCGATCATCGGCATTATCACCGAATTCGTCGCGGTGCGGCCGGTGCTGAAAAGCCTCGACCAGCACCTCTACGTGCTCTCGACCCTGGCGCTGGCGCTGATGATCCAGCAGGTCGCGGCGATCAAATGGGGCACCGAGCCGCAGCCGTTTCCGCGCCTGATCGGACTCGGCAGCGGGGTCTTTGACGAAAAATTCTGGCTGCCGGTGGTGGCCTGCGCGATCACGATTCTCGGCCTCGAATATCTCTATCGGCGTACACTGGTGGGCCGCGCCTTCGTGGCGATCGCGGAGGACAATTTCGCGGCGCGCGCGCTCGGTCTGCCCGAGCGTAATCTGCGCGTCGCCAGTTACGCGCTGGCCGGGGTCGTCGGCGGCATCGCCGGATTTTCCGGCGGCGAATTGCTGCTTGCGTTCTTCGCCAATGGCGCGCTCTTGAATTTCTACGGTTTTGTGCCGGTGGCGCTTGGCGGACTGGGCAACAACCGCGGCGCCGTCGTCGGCGGGCTTGCGCTCGGCCTGTTTCAGCAGGCGGCGAACTTCCTCGTCGGCGGCATCTTCTCATCCGTCGCCGTGTTCACGCTGTTCATCGTGGTTCTGCTGGCGGCGCCGCAAGGCCTGTTCGGCGCGTCGACGGCGCGGAGGGTGTGA
- a CDS encoding NAD(P)-dependent oxidoreductase — MKVLLAHTPQMRRQYYGERSLGGLRAVADVKLHEGDDALDAAHLIDAAQEVDIIVADRLTEGRGEIFAKLPKLRAMVRCAVDIRNIDVAAASAAGVLVTRAGPGFIQSVAELALGFMVDLSRGVSRATADYHAGRMPDVTMGRQLAGSRIGIIGYGSIGRHLAGIAKVLGMEILVADPFATINDAAIQHVPLDDLLARADYVVCLAIANEQTENLIGPAALSRMQKHSFFINLSRGNLVDEAALAAALRENRIAGAALDVGRALDQMPTMELAKLPNVIATPHVGGLTPDAIEHQSCETVRQVEKIIKGEIPIGAVNADHWTRRP, encoded by the coding sequence TTGAAAGTGCTGTTGGCCCATACGCCGCAGATGCGGCGCCAATATTACGGCGAGCGCAGCCTCGGCGGTTTGCGCGCGGTGGCCGACGTCAAATTGCACGAGGGTGACGACGCGCTCGATGCCGCGCACCTGATCGACGCTGCCCAAGAGGTCGATATCATCGTCGCCGACCGCCTGACGGAAGGGCGGGGTGAGATCTTTGCAAAACTTCCAAAGCTGCGCGCCATGGTCCGCTGCGCGGTCGATATTCGCAATATCGACGTCGCGGCGGCGTCCGCGGCCGGCGTGCTGGTCACGCGCGCCGGGCCGGGCTTCATTCAATCGGTGGCGGAACTCGCGCTCGGCTTCATGGTCGACCTGTCGCGCGGCGTTTCGCGGGCGACGGCGGACTATCATGCCGGACGGATGCCTGATGTCACGATGGGGCGGCAACTCGCCGGCAGCAGGATCGGCATCATCGGCTATGGCAGCATCGGCCGCCACCTTGCGGGAATTGCAAAAGTGCTCGGCATGGAAATTCTGGTCGCCGATCCCTTCGCGACCATCAACGATGCCGCGATCCAGCACGTACCGCTCGACGATCTGCTGGCGCGCGCGGATTATGTCGTCTGTCTCGCCATCGCCAACGAGCAGACCGAGAATCTGATCGGGCCGGCGGCATTGTCGCGGATGCAGAAGCACTCCTTCTTCATCAATTTGTCACGCGGCAACCTTGTCGACGAAGCCGCGTTGGCGGCGGCGTTGCGCGAGAACCGCATTGCAGGTGCCGCGCTCGATGTCGGCCGGGCGCTCGACCAGATGCCGACAATGGAGCTTGCGAAATTGCCGAACGTCATCGCGACGCCGCACGTCGGCGGACTGACGCCGGACGCGATCGAGCACCAATCGTGCGAAACCGTTCGCCAGGTCGAGAAGATCATCAAGGGCGAGATTCCCATCGGTGCCGTCAACGCCGATCATTGGACGCGCCGTCCATGA
- a CDS encoding ABC transporter substrate-binding protein: protein MAISRRDVILGSAGALGAATFSFPKPAIAQTEPIKIGCLAAMTGPSSAPTIGFNRGVYFAADAINAAGGVKGRKLEIVMRDTQGDPTKAVNATQELISQAKVHGIWGPLNSGEALATTPIMARAKIPNIHPCVVETLIDTTKFPNAFRMAPSNSQWDDAVRNYCLNILKVKKIAVIGDTTGYGVTAVGASVAAFKKDGAEIVYQANIDATQPDMTPDLLRAKNAGAEVIVVWSVTTGMEARMFNTRAAMNWDVAFVGHPSLSSGEIAGLVEKPANWEKVYAIGYKSVSYDGAGKLPAKTQDLVDRLTKARVAMNDTLLWWIAGGIDAVELFAKAVETSGSTEGAGIIAYLNWLSKYPGYFGDYTFNPTQHNGYPTEEIVMSEARSARNGTFALAPGYT from the coding sequence ATGGCCATTTCACGTCGTGACGTCATATTGGGCAGCGCCGGCGCACTCGGCGCTGCAACATTTTCATTTCCAAAACCCGCCATTGCCCAGACGGAACCGATCAAGATCGGTTGCCTGGCCGCAATGACCGGGCCGAGTTCGGCGCCCACCATCGGTTTCAACCGCGGCGTCTACTTTGCAGCCGACGCGATCAATGCCGCCGGCGGCGTCAAGGGCCGCAAGCTCGAGATCGTCATGCGCGACACCCAGGGCGATCCGACCAAGGCGGTGAATGCCACACAGGAATTGATCAGCCAGGCCAAGGTTCACGGAATCTGGGGGCCGCTCAATTCGGGCGAGGCGCTGGCCACCACGCCGATCATGGCGCGCGCCAAGATACCAAACATCCACCCTTGCGTCGTCGAAACGCTGATCGACACCACGAAATTCCCGAACGCCTTCCGCATGGCGCCGTCTAACAGCCAGTGGGACGACGCCGTCCGTAACTACTGCCTCAATATCCTCAAGGTGAAGAAGATCGCCGTAATCGGCGATACCACGGGCTATGGCGTGACCGCGGTCGGCGCATCGGTGGCTGCGTTCAAGAAGGACGGCGCCGAAATCGTTTATCAGGCCAATATCGATGCAACGCAGCCAGACATGACGCCCGACTTGCTCCGAGCGAAAAACGCCGGCGCCGAAGTCATCGTGGTGTGGAGCGTCACCACCGGCATGGAAGCGCGCATGTTCAATACCCGCGCCGCGATGAACTGGGATGTCGCGTTCGTCGGCCATCCCTCGCTATCATCGGGCGAGATCGCGGGCCTGGTCGAGAAGCCAGCCAATTGGGAAAAAGTCTACGCCATCGGCTACAAGAGCGTCAGCTATGACGGCGCCGGCAAGCTGCCCGCCAAGACCCAGGATCTGGTCGATCGTCTGACCAAGGCGAGGGTGGCGATGAACGACACGCTGTTGTGGTGGATCGCGGGCGGCATCGACGCCGTCGAGTTGTTCGCCAAGGCAGTCGAAACCAGCGGATCCACCGAGGGCGCGGGCATCATCGCGTATCTGAACTGGCTGTCGAAATACCCGGGCTATTTCGGCGACTACACCTTCAACCCGACCCAGCACAACGGCTATCCGACCGAAGAGATCGTGATGTCGGAGGCGCGTTCGGCCAGGAACGGCACCTTCGCACTGGCGCCGGGATACACGTAA
- a CDS encoding ABC transporter ATP-binding protein codes for MLTSAAEPLLAVTALESGYGKIRVLHGIDFNVAAGEVVALLGPNGAGKTTMLRALSGLLPVNSGRVRFDGRDMTNATPRDAARAGLVHVIEGHRVFTQISVTDNLLLAGYDLPRSERAARVEEALSFFPEIAEKRHERGGALSGGQQQMLTVAQGLVRRPRLLMLDEPSAGLSPVLVDRVLNVIGQLRGQGTAVLLVEQLLEKALAAADRVYALVQGNIVLQAPTSESNLPQRLERAYFGHESHASAAS; via the coding sequence GTGCTTACCTCGGCGGCTGAACCTCTGCTCGCGGTGACCGCGCTGGAATCCGGTTACGGCAAGATCCGCGTGCTGCACGGGATCGATTTCAATGTCGCCGCCGGTGAAGTGGTGGCGTTGCTCGGCCCGAACGGCGCCGGCAAGACCACCATGCTGCGCGCGCTGTCGGGATTGCTGCCGGTCAATTCGGGCCGGGTGCGGTTCGACGGCCGTGACATGACCAACGCCACGCCGCGCGACGCGGCGCGCGCCGGCCTCGTGCACGTGATCGAGGGCCATCGCGTGTTCACGCAGATTTCCGTCACCGACAATCTGTTGCTGGCCGGCTACGATCTTCCGCGCAGCGAACGCGCTGCGCGGGTCGAGGAAGCCTTGTCGTTCTTTCCCGAGATCGCCGAGAAACGTCACGAGCGCGGCGGCGCGCTCTCAGGCGGACAGCAGCAGATGCTGACGGTGGCACAGGGCCTGGTGCGCCGTCCGCGGCTGTTGATGCTCGACGAACCCTCCGCCGGGCTGTCGCCGGTGCTGGTCGACCGCGTGCTCAACGTCATCGGCCAGTTGCGCGGGCAGGGCACCGCGGTGTTGCTGGTCGAACAATTGCTGGAAAAGGCGCTCGCCGCCGCCGACCGCGTCTACGCGCTGGTGCAGGGCAATATTGTGCTGCAGGCGCCGACCAGCGAGAGCAATCTGCCGCAGCGGCTCGAGCGCGCCTATTTCGGGCACGAAAGCCACGCGTCGGCCGCGTCTTGA
- a CDS encoding GDSL-type esterase/lipase family protein — translation MKSRGLRLGTLGCLALLAAFGVASADAATVVALGASNTYGKGVARNQAYPAQLEAILRAKGLNVHVVNAGINGDTTAGMLGRLDRVVPNGTSVVILQPGGNDGRKHSADRTAEIQSRLSARGIPVIMMANNMLKGLPHQPDGQHLTPEGYHMVAEHLASQVAASIGR, via the coding sequence ATGAAATCGCGCGGTCTTCGGCTCGGAACGCTTGGATGCCTGGCATTGCTTGCCGCCTTCGGCGTTGCATCGGCTGACGCCGCAACGGTCGTGGCCCTCGGTGCGAGCAATACCTACGGCAAGGGCGTGGCGCGCAATCAGGCCTATCCCGCACAGCTCGAAGCGATCTTGCGGGCGAAAGGGTTGAACGTCCATGTCGTGAATGCCGGCATCAACGGCGACACCACGGCAGGGATGTTGGGACGTCTGGACAGGGTGGTCCCGAACGGCACCAGCGTCGTTATCCTGCAGCCGGGCGGCAACGATGGACGCAAGCACAGCGCGGATCGCACGGCCGAGATTCAGAGCCGGCTGAGCGCCCGGGGCATTCCTGTCATCATGATGGCCAACAACATGCTGAAGGGCTTGCCGCATCAGCCCGACGGCCAGCATTTGACGCCGGAGGGCTATCACATGGTGGCCGAGCATCTAGCGTCTCAGGTGGCGGCCTCGATCGGCCGATAG
- a CDS encoding branched-chain amino acid ABC transporter ATP-binding protein/permease, producing the protein MTAVTATPHQEAGAIRAALPQLAPFLGILALAVMLPFISNDYWALIGTRAAIYWVLVSGLNLVVGFAGHLAIGYVALLTLGAYTTSVLVAGNVLPPVPVFAALPVAAIVGAVFGVIVGLPALRLRTFYFAMSTLGFATIVTQIALAWQSVTGGGIGISGPEFPAPFNTAWGFYFLCTGFAAFTTWMSANIARSRFGRALIAVRDAEVAAEATGISKPKMLIAIFLFAGALAAIAGGLFASLQTYITPDAFTFDLSVLFFIAILIGGRGSILGPMLGTIILTILPEIAAPLAAWSTFLYAVLLLVIVLVMPGGIAALLDFRNRRPLASNRAILLRPAALADIVRQRAGGSALALRDISLSFGNVRAIDGLDLDVAPGQIHGLIGPNGSGKTTTLNVISGYYAAKAGTMTLGDAALPPGMPALRAARGIARTFQTPRVIGEASVLQNVMIGGTIEGKASFVEAMLALPRNRQDERMLAAKARALLGVVGLEPLAEVRADRLQHSELRFIEIARALMLDPDFLLLDEPAAGLSSDEIERLAGLIKAISGRGTGVLLVEHHADLIFDICHQVTVLNLGRTLAAGTPAEIRVHKEVVSAYLGG; encoded by the coding sequence ATGACCGCCGTCACCGCAACGCCACATCAGGAAGCCGGCGCCATCCGCGCCGCGCTGCCGCAGCTGGCGCCGTTTCTCGGCATTCTGGCGCTGGCGGTGATGCTGCCCTTCATCAGCAACGACTATTGGGCGCTGATCGGCACCCGCGCGGCGATCTATTGGGTGCTGGTGTCCGGCCTCAACCTGGTCGTCGGCTTCGCCGGCCATCTGGCGATCGGCTATGTCGCGCTGCTGACGCTCGGCGCCTACACCACCAGCGTGCTGGTCGCCGGCAATGTGCTGCCGCCGGTACCGGTCTTTGCCGCGCTGCCGGTCGCGGCCATCGTCGGCGCGGTGTTCGGCGTCATCGTCGGCCTGCCGGCGTTGCGGTTGCGCACCTTCTATTTTGCAATGTCGACGCTCGGCTTCGCCACCATCGTTACCCAGATCGCATTGGCCTGGCAGAGCGTCACCGGCGGCGGCATCGGTATATCAGGACCGGAATTTCCTGCGCCGTTCAATACCGCGTGGGGATTTTACTTTCTCTGCACCGGCTTTGCCGCGTTCACCACCTGGATGAGCGCCAACATCGCGCGCAGCCGGTTCGGCCGCGCTTTGATCGCGGTGCGCGATGCCGAAGTCGCGGCGGAAGCCACCGGCATTTCAAAACCGAAAATGCTGATCGCGATCTTTCTGTTCGCCGGGGCGCTGGCGGCGATCGCGGGCGGATTGTTTGCGAGCCTGCAAACCTACATCACGCCGGACGCCTTCACCTTCGACCTGTCGGTATTGTTTTTCATCGCGATCCTGATCGGGGGCCGCGGCTCGATCCTGGGGCCGATGCTCGGTACCATCATCCTGACAATTTTGCCGGAGATCGCCGCACCGCTGGCAGCGTGGTCGACATTCCTCTACGCGGTGTTGCTGCTGGTGATCGTGCTGGTGATGCCGGGCGGCATCGCGGCACTGCTCGATTTCCGTAACCGCCGCCCGCTCGCCAGCAACCGCGCGATTCTGCTGCGTCCCGCCGCACTGGCCGATATCGTGCGCCAACGCGCGGGCGGCAGCGCGCTCGCATTGCGCGACATTTCGCTCAGCTTCGGCAATGTGCGGGCCATCGATGGCCTCGATCTGGATGTCGCACCCGGCCAGATCCACGGCCTGATCGGTCCCAATGGCAGCGGCAAGACCACCACGCTCAACGTGATCTCGGGCTATTACGCCGCCAAGGCCGGCACCATGACGCTCGGCGACGCCGCACTGCCGCCGGGCATGCCGGCGCTGCGGGCTGCGCGCGGCATTGCGCGCACCTTCCAAACCCCGCGCGTGATCGGCGAAGCGTCAGTGCTGCAGAACGTGATGATCGGCGGCACCATCGAGGGCAAGGCGAGCTTTGTCGAGGCGATGCTGGCGCTGCCTCGAAACCGGCAGGACGAGCGCATGCTTGCCGCCAAGGCGCGGGCGCTGCTGGGTGTCGTCGGACTCGAGCCGCTGGCCGAGGTCCGCGCCGACCGCCTGCAGCACAGCGAGCTGCGCTTCATCGAGATCGCGCGTGCGCTGATGCTGGATCCGGATTTCCTGCTGCTCGATGAGCCCGCCGCCGGTCTTTCCAGCGACGAGATCGAGCGGCTGGCCGGGTTGATCAAGGCGATCAGCGGGCGCGGCACCGGCGTGCTGCTGGTGGAACACCACGCCGACCTGATCTTCGACATCTGCCACCAGGTCACCGTGCTCAATCTCGGGCGTACGCTGGCGGCGGGAACGCCGGCCGAGATTCGCGTTCACAAGGAGGTCGTCAGTGCTTACCTCGGCGGCTGA